TCGCGCATCGTGCCTGATCCGAGAACCAAATCCCGTCGGGTCGGTCCGTCCGGGCATGGCTACCAACAAACCTGTCGGGGACAACGCCCGCGTCGGCGCTGTCCGTAAACGCTCCCAGACTCATAACCCGTCCAACGACCGTTGGACCAAACGCGACGCCGAAACCGGCCAGTTCATGGACCAGAAGGCGGACGACAAGCCCTTCAAGGGCGTGCGCAAGGAAGACTGAGGTTCACCCCTCGGCCTAACTTGCCTTCGGCGGATGTCGGGCGGAACCCTCCCGCCCGGCATCCCGCCGCCCCCTTTTATCCTTACCTCACAACGCGCCCGCCAGAGCGTGCAAACGCAGCAGCGCCAGATGCGCCTGCAACTCCGCTCCGAGGCGATCGGTGCGGGCTTCCAACCAGTCCGCCTTCGCCGTCAGCGCCGCCGTCGGCAGCGCTTCCCCGGCCGACACCGCGTCCTGCTCCAGTGAATACAGGCGCTCCCGATACGACTCGGCCTCCCGCGCCAGCACGACACTTTCCTGGGCGTGTTCCCAAGACTGATACGCCACCTGCACCGAACGGCTGAGCTCTTCCTGCACCCGTTCGCGGTTGAGCGCCGCCTGCTGTGATTGCGCCGCGCTGCGCTCCGCCTCCGCCCGACGCCGCCCAAAATCAAAGGGGTCCCAGGTGAGCGCCAAACCCACCGTGCCCACGTCATTGGGCAGCAGCGGCAGCCCTTCCTGATGTGAAACCGTCGCGAAGGCGGTGACATCCGGAATGCGTTCCTGCCGCGTCGCCGCTTCGCCCGCCTCGGCGCGTCGCTCGGTGGCCTGCGCCGCCCGGAATTCCGGGTGCTCCTCCACCGCATCCAACCACGCCGCCAACGAACGGCTCTCGCGCTCGGGCAACGGACTGTCGGTGATCATCGCATCGCCCAGCGAGTCGCGGTCCCAGTCGATGAGATCGGCCAGGTGCCAGACGAGCGCCTCGCGGCGTTGCCGGGATTGCAGCTCCGCCGTGCGAGCTTCGGTGAGTTGCGCCTGCGCGCCCAACACCGCCGCATCGAGCACTTCGCCCGCCGCCTGCGCGTTGCGCGCGTCGACGAGTTGCGCTTCCCGCGCCTGCACCCGCGCCAGCGCCGCTTCGTGTCGCGCCGACTCGAGTCGCAGGCCGATCCACAGTTTTTCCACGGCTTCACGCAACTGCGTGCGCGTGTTCTCCAGCTCAACCGCGGCCAGTTCCGCCGCCGCTTCGGCCGCGGTAATGCCACTGCCAATACGCCACTGCTGCGTGAGCGGCTGCATGACCGTAAGCCCCACCACCGAACGCACGCGCTCGCCGCGGGCCAAGACCAGTTCGTCCGCTGGGAACGGTCCGAGAATAGGCGTGAGCGGATCCAACCCCGCCGCCACCGCGGCCGAATCCAACAGCGTGTTCAAATCACCGCGATCCACCGACAGGTTGGTTTGCTCCAGGTCATAGGTCGCGAGGCCAAAGACCCGCACTTCCGGCAGGCGTTTTTTCTCGGCCAACCGTCGCTCCGCTTCGGCTTCGCGGGTTTTGGCGGTCATGATCTGACTGCCTTTGCTGCGCTCCAGCGCCCGGTCCACCGCGACGTCGAGCGTGAGCTCCTGCGCCGTCAGCAGCGCTGGCGCGAGCAGCAGAGAAATTGTCGTCAACCAACGCTTCATGAAGAGGCCTCCTCCGCGGACTTCGGTTTGCGATCCATCGTCGCGCCATACACTGCGGGCACGACCAACAGGGTCATCACCATCGACCAAATGATGCCGACCGAAAACACACTCGCCAGCGGCGCCCACAGCGGCGAACCGGAGAGGATCATGGGCAACACACCCACCGCCGCCGCCATCGACGTGAGGAAAATCGGACGCAGCCGGCGCTGACCCGAGGCGATGGCCCCTTCGCGGGCGTCGAGGTCCTCTGCGTGGCGAAGTTCATCGGCGTGATCGACGAGGATGATGCTGTTGCGAATAACGATGCCCACGAGGCTGATGAGTCCCACCGCCGCGGTGAATCCGAGCGGGTTGCCGGTGAGCACCAGACCCAGCATCGCGCCAAAGAAGGTGAGCGGAATCGCGAGCATCACCAACAGCACCTCGCGGCTGTTTTTGAATTGGAAGAGCAACACGAGATAGATGAGCGCCACACTCGCACCGAGCGCTCCGGCCATCTGCCCGAAGGTGCGCATCTGGCCCTCATACTCGCCGCCAAACTCGATGCGATAACCCGGCGGCAACGAGATCTGGCGCACCGCCGGCGCGATGTGCGAGAGCACCTGCGAGGGCAGCACATCCTCGGCGGGATTGGCGCGCACCGTGAGCGTGCGGGCGCCGTTGCGACGGGCGATCTGCGCGGGGGCCCAGGCGGGCTCCACATCGGCCACCTGACTGAGCAGCACGTGCGCGAGACCAAAGGGCGCGCGCAACATGAAGTCACCCAGCGCATCAAAATCCGCCCGACTCCCCTCGCTCAGTCGCAGCACGATCGGCAGCGGTTCGTCGTTTTCCCAGACCTCCGTCACCGGCACCCCCGAGAAGCCCGCCATCACTTCCTGCGCGATCACACCGGTGGCGAAACCGAGCCGGTTGGCGACCTCGGTGCGCACGTTGAGATCGACCGAAAACCCGTCGAGGTAATCGTCGCGCACCTGCGTCGCGCCCGGCGCGTCGGCGACGATCGCTTTCACTTTATCGCCGAGTCGCCGCAGGGTCGGCAGGTCGGGTCCGACGATGCGCACCTCCACCGGCGCTTCCACCGGAATGCCCTGTTGGAAACGCGTCACGTTGAGCCGCACGCCCGGGCGGGAACCGTGCAACTGGGCGGCGTAGTCGCGCACCAATTTCTCGGTCTCATCCGGTCCCTCCGTGCCCACCAGCAACATGCCGTAGCTCGGTCGCGGAAACTCCGGCGCGAAGCTGTAATACACGCGCGGCGCCGGCGTGCCGACAAAGGCCGCGAAGTCCGTCACGCGCTGGTCCGCCGCCAGCCGCGACTCGATTTCCCGCACCACCGCATCGGTCGCTTCGAGACGCGTGCCGAGCGGCATGTCGACCTCGATCACAAACTGCGCGCGCTCCGCCGCGGGGAAAAATTTGAGTTTGATCACCCCCACCAGCGCCGCGCCCGCCACGAGCGACAACACCGCGCCCAGCACCGTGAGGCGCGGATGCGCCACCAGCGAACGCACTGTCGGGTCGTAGAGTTTTTGCACGCCGTCGAGCACGCGCGCGCCGAGGCTGGCCGGCTGATCCTTGAGGCCCTGCTTGATGAAGATCAGGCAGAGCAGCGGCGTGAACAGCATCGCCACCACAAACGAGGTGATGAGCGCGATCGCCACCGTGATGGGCAGCGCCACGATGAACTCACCCACCGACCCGCTCAGCAGCACGCCGAGCGGCGCAAAGGCCAACACGATCGCGATCGTCGCCGTGAACACCGGCACGGTGAGCTCACCCGCCGCGCGCCACGCCGCCTCCCAATGCGACATGCCTTCGTCCAGTTTTTCGAGGTAGTTGTCGGCAATGACGATGGCGTCATCCACCACCATGCCGAGCACCACGATGAGCGCGGCCAAGGACACTTCGTGCAGCTCGATGCCGAGCATCTCCAGCGCCAGAAAGGTGAACGCGATCGTAACCGGAATCGCCATCGCCGCGATGAGCGCGACGCGAAACGGCAGGAGCAGCAGCGTGACCGCCACCACCGCGCCGACCGCGATGAAGAACTCGCGCTCAAAATGTGTGACCGCTTCGTCCACCACGCCGGGTTGGTCGTTGATCACCGTGAAGGTCAGGTCGGCCGGCAGGCGCGCCGCGACATCGTCGATCGCCGCCCGCACCGCTTCGCCATAGGACACGATGTTGTGGCCCGGCTGCACTTCGATGGAGAGCATGAGGGCCGCGTCCTCCTGCCCGTTGACGCGCAGGAACGAACTCGGATCACTCAGCCGGCGCTCGACCGTGGCGACGTCGCCCACGCGCACCACGCGATCGCCGGTGGGATCGCGCACCACCACTTGGCGTCGCACTTCCTCGACACTCGCGAGGCGTCCGCGCGTGTGCAGCGGCACCTCCAGCTCGCTCGTCTTGAGCGAGCCGGTGAAGGACGTGGTGTTTTGAAACTGCAACGCGGTGATGACCTGCGGCAGACCGGCCTGATACTCGGAGAGGCGCTGCGAATCGGCCTCCACGTAAATCGTCTCACCGCGATTGCCGAAGCGGCGAATGCGGCCCGTGCCGTCCACGCCGCGGATGGCCTCCTCGATGCGATCGAGATCGGTGCGCAGCTCGGCGTATCCACGTTTTGGCGACGAGATCGCCACCAGCAGCGCGACCGAATCACCGAAGTCGGAGTTGACCAGCGGCCCCACCACCGGCGCGGGCAGGCTCAAGAGTTTTTGTTCGGCCAGACCCAATCGCAGGCGCGACCAGAATCCCGCCATGTCCGGCACCCAGTCGTGCAACTCGACCGTCACGACCATGAGGCCGTCGCGGGTGATGGAGTGCGTTTTCTTCGCGTCGACCTCGGTGTAGGAGAAGAGGTAGGACTCGATCGGGCGGGTGAGTTGTTGCTCCACCTGCGCCGCCGACGCGCCCGGATACTGCGCGATCACGAGTGCCTGGTGAATGGAGATCGAGGGCGTGTCCTGCCGCGGCATGGTGAGCAGCGATCGCACGCCGAGCACCACGACGACCGCGCACAACACGATCACCACATGACGATGCCGCAGGGGCCAGGTGAGTAGGCTCATGGGGCGACGACCTTTACCTCGCGCCCGTCGAACAACGGAGCGGTGGTGCCGACCACCACTTGGTCGCCGGCCGCCAGTCCTTGGTCGATGATCACCTGCTCGCCCTGGGTGCCGCCGCTGGCCACCGCGCGTTTGACGACTTGGTTGCCGTCACCACCGAGCAGCCAGACATAGAGGCTGCCGTCGGCTTCGCGTTGCACTGCCGGGGGCGGCAGCAGGAGACCGTCGCGACCGCGACCGGCTTCGATGCGGGCGGTGACGAGGTTGCCGAGGCGCAGGCGGCCGTCGGTATTGGCTTGGCGGATCCGCACCGCAAAGGTGCGGGAAAAAGGATCGGCCGTGGCGGCGATCGATTCGATCTCGCCGCTGAGCGTCGACGGAGCGTCGGCGGAGTCCATGGCGGGCAGCTCGAGTTGCACGGTTTGGCCGAGGGCGAGAGCGGCGCGTTGGGATTCGGCCACGTGGACTTCGGCCCAGACGGGTTGCTCCGCCATCAGCGTGAACACCGGCACGCCGGGCGCGACGACCGCACCCACGTCGAGCGGATGCTTGAGCAACTTGCCCGCGAAGGGCGCCACCAGCTCGGTGTGGTCCAGTTGTTCGTTGGCCAGATCGAGGGCGGCCTTGGCTTCGGTGAGCGCCGCGTGGCTCCGTTCGAAATCGGTGCGGGTGAGCGAGCCGGCTTCGAAGAGCTGAGTGAGCCGGTGATGGCGGGAGCTGAGCTCGTCGGCCTGGGCTTGGGCGATGGTTTTCGCATGGCGCAGTTCGGCCGGATCGAGGCGCGCCAGGACCTGGCCCGTCGCGACCACCTCACCGTCGGCCGCGAGGACCGCCTCGATCTGCCCCGGCACGCGGAAGCCGAGCGACACCGAGTTCACCGGGATGATGGAGCCGGCGGCGATGATCGGATCCGAGAACGTCTGCGTAGAGACGGTCATCACCGAGACCGAAGGCACGGGCTCGACCGGCGGCGCCTTGGCGCAACCCGGTCCCCAGAGTGGCAATAAAAGCGCGAGCAGTCCCGCCAGCTTCGTCGCTGAGCAAGTTGCTCGAACACGGTCCTTTGTCATGAGGACCGACGCTGACAGCGCGTGATCAAAGGGCAACGTCGCCCCCATCGGACCGTGTAAAAAAACCGCGCCAAGGCGGGAGCCATGGCGCGGTCGAATCGAGTCGTTTTTTTTTGAGTCAGCCGGGGCCTATCAATCGTTCAGCGCATCATCGCGCCAATATTTGGTTCCCTGCAAGGTCGCCTGCAGGGCCAAGCCGTTTTTCGTAAACTGGTAAACCTCGACCCCCTCCGCGAGGTTGCCAGCACCGGCGGCCTGGCCGCCCTTTTCGCCGGACTTGGCGGCCGCATCGGCTTGGGCGGAGAAGTCCCAACCCTTTTCGATGAAGGCCTCCATCTTGTCCTTGTCGTAGAAAACGAAGACGCCGCGGAAGTCTTTCACGCCGAGTCCCAGACCCACACCGGCCGAGCCCATTTTCATGAAGGTTTCGTTGCCCTTGCGGTCGACGACGACGCCGTGGCCACCGGCGAACGAAGCGAAGATGACGTTGATGCCCACGTTGGAGAACACCGCATAACCCTTGGCCTTTTTGATCCGGGCCTTGGCTTCAGGCTTCGCCTCGTAGAGCTCAGCGAGGACCTCGTCGCGCATCTCGCGCACCTTGTCGCGCTGCTCCTCGATGGAGGGTTTGGCCGAAACCGAACCGACGGCGAGCACGCCGAGGAGCGTTACAAAGGAGAAAAGACGAACCGATCGAGTCATGCCTGCAAAACTGTGGCAAAAGTAACCGCGCGCAATGCGGTTTGCGCGTTTCATCAATTATTCACCAACAGCTCGTCGGGCGTCGGCGCGCTTGCGCAACCACTCCGCCTCGCAGGCCGGCGAACCACGCCCGAGGTCCCGACAGGTCTGTGGACGTTGGTCGTAGATCGCACAGACAAAACGCGCGGGTTGGTCGATGCTCGGATCGGCCGGCTCCAGCTGCAGCGCCGCACAATGGCCGTCGACCATGCGCAAGTAGGCACGGTGGTTGTCGAAGACCGCCCACCGGTCGGCCTCGGCCCCGAGCCGACTCCAGTCCGCGCCGGTCACCCGCACATACTGCGCCGCGGACGAAAAACAGCAGGCCCCGCACGCCAAACACTCCGGAGCGGCAAAGGCCGTGCTTTCGCCGGGCGGGGGGTCGGGGCTCGGATCCATCGCCGTAAGGCTCAAGCGGAAGAACCCGTGTCCGGGGTGGCGCTCGCGGTCGAGCTGCCGGAGCGACGCGCGCCGCTTTGCGCCAGTTGCTCGGCGAAGGCTTCGGGCGTCTCCTGTTTGATGACCCAGGTGAGGATGCGCAGGGTGCGCTCGGCGTCGGGCATACGGTTGCGGCGGATGAAGTAGTCGTGCACGCGCTGGCGCGGCAGCTCGAGTTCGCGGGCGAGGATGGCTTGGGCACCGGGCCGACGCAGGTGCGGCTGCACGCGCTCCACCAAGGCGTTCCAGAGGCCGGTCTCGTCGCCTGGCCGCAGCGTGATCCCCACCCCGCGTCGCGGCGGCTTCGCCATGCGCCGTCGCGCCGCCCGCGCCGCCGCCTCCATCGAAAGCCAAACCAAGTCCGCCACCAGATCCATCAACCAAGCCCGACTATCCCGATAAACCATCCCGCCACCCTGCCCCACCGAGTCAATGTTGTCACCCATTAGGTGACAAATTTTTTGTAACCCATTGATTGTTAACAAAAGTGGTCGAAATAGGTGTCACCTAATAGGTGACAGGTGGCGCTGCGAGGCGGTGGGGCGCGGGGCGTTGAGGGGGGTGAGTGATGGAGGTGATGCGCGGGGGGGGCGGGGCGGTGGAATTGGCAAGGGATGCGGGGGCGCGGAGGGCGCGGGGTGGTAGGATGGGGGCATGGTTGATCCGTTGTTGGTATTTCAGGGGTGGTTGCAGGAGGCAAAGGACGCGGGGGTGCGCGAGCCGACGGCGATGGCGTTGGCGACGGTCGATGCCCAGGGCGCTCCGGCCGTGCGCATGGTGCTGCTCAAACACGCCGATGAGCGGGGCTTTGTGTTCTACACCAATCTCGAGAGCGACAAGGGTCACCAGTTGGCCACGCACGCGCGGGCCGAGTTGTGTTTCCACTGGGCGCACTTCGAACGGCAGGTGCGGGTGCATGGGCCGGTCGAACCAGTGACCGACGCCGAGGCCGATGCCTATTTCGCGTCGCGCGCCCACAAGAGCAAATTGGGCGCGTGGGCTTCGCAGCAGTCACGGCCGTTGGAGAGTCAGGGCAAGTTGCTCAAAGCGGTCGCCGGCGTGGCGCTTAAACATCCGCTGTCGGTGCCACGTCCGCCACACTGGAGCGGATTCCGGGTGGTGCCGGATTGGATCGAGTTGTGGTCCGCCGGCGAGTTTCGGCTGCACGATCGCGTGCGCTACACGCGCGACGCGGAGGCCGAGGGCGGTTGGGCGCCTCGGCGGTTGTATCCGTGAAGGGGTGACGCTGCCCTGCCGAAG
This portion of the Actomonas aquatica genome encodes:
- a CDS encoding TolC family protein, which codes for MKRWLTTISLLLAPALLTAQELTLDVAVDRALERSKGSQIMTAKTREAEAERRLAEKKRLPEVRVFGLATYDLEQTNLSVDRGDLNTLLDSAAVAAGLDPLTPILGPFPADELVLARGERVRSVVGLTVMQPLTQQWRIGSGITAAEAAAELAAVELENTRTQLREAVEKLWIGLRLESARHEAALARVQAREAQLVDARNAQAAGEVLDAAVLGAQAQLTEARTAELQSRQRREALVWHLADLIDWDRDSLGDAMITDSPLPERESRSLAAWLDAVEEHPEFRAAQATERRAEAGEAATRQERIPDVTAFATVSHQEGLPLLPNDVGTVGLALTWDPFDFGRRRAEAERSAAQSQQAALNRERVQEELSRSVQVAYQSWEHAQESVVLAREAESYRERLYSLEQDAVSAGEALPTAALTAKADWLEARTDRLGAELQAHLALLRLHALAGAL
- a CDS encoding efflux RND transporter permease subunit — encoded protein: MSLLTWPLRHRHVVIVLCAVVVVLGVRSLLTMPRQDTPSISIHQALVIAQYPGASAAQVEQQLTRPIESYLFSYTEVDAKKTHSITRDGLMVVTVELHDWVPDMAGFWSRLRLGLAEQKLLSLPAPVVGPLVNSDFGDSVALLVAISSPKRGYAELRTDLDRIEEAIRGVDGTGRIRRFGNRGETIYVEADSQRLSEYQAGLPQVITALQFQNTTSFTGSLKTSELEVPLHTRGRLASVEEVRRQVVVRDPTGDRVVRVGDVATVERRLSDPSSFLRVNGQEDAALMLSIEVQPGHNIVSYGEAVRAAIDDVAARLPADLTFTVINDQPGVVDEAVTHFEREFFIAVGAVVAVTLLLLPFRVALIAAMAIPVTIAFTFLALEMLGIELHEVSLAALIVVLGMVVDDAIVIADNYLEKLDEGMSHWEAAWRAAGELTVPVFTATIAIVLAFAPLGVLLSGSVGEFIVALPITVAIALITSFVVAMLFTPLLCLIFIKQGLKDQPASLGARVLDGVQKLYDPTVRSLVAHPRLTVLGAVLSLVAGAALVGVIKLKFFPAAERAQFVIEVDMPLGTRLEATDAVVREIESRLAADQRVTDFAAFVGTPAPRVYYSFAPEFPRPSYGMLLVGTEGPDETEKLVRDYAAQLHGSRPGVRLNVTRFQQGIPVEAPVEVRIVGPDLPTLRRLGDKVKAIVADAPGATQVRDDYLDGFSVDLNVRTEVANRLGFATGVIAQEVMAGFSGVPVTEVWENDEPLPIVLRLSEGSRADFDALGDFMLRAPFGLAHVLLSQVADVEPAWAPAQIARRNGARTLTVRANPAEDVLPSQVLSHIAPAVRQISLPPGYRIEFGGEYEGQMRTFGQMAGALGASVALIYLVLLFQFKNSREVLLVMLAIPLTFFGAMLGLVLTGNPLGFTAAVGLISLVGIVIRNSIILVDHADELRHAEDLDAREGAIASGQRRLRPIFLTSMAAAVGVLPMILSGSPLWAPLASVFSVGIIWSMVMTLLVVPAVYGATMDRKPKSAEEASS
- a CDS encoding efflux RND transporter periplasmic adaptor subunit, coding for MTVSTQTFSDPIIAAGSIIPVNSVSLGFRVPGQIEAVLAADGEVVATGQVLARLDPAELRHAKTIAQAQADELSSRHHRLTQLFEAGSLTRTDFERSHAALTEAKAALDLANEQLDHTELVAPFAGKLLKHPLDVGAVVAPGVPVFTLMAEQPVWAEVHVAESQRAALALGQTVQLELPAMDSADAPSTLSGEIESIAATADPFSRTFAVRIRQANTDGRLRLGNLVTARIEAGRGRDGLLLPPPAVQREADGSLYVWLLGGDGNQVVKRAVASGGTQGEQVIIDQGLAAGDQVVVGTTAPLFDGREVKVVAP
- a CDS encoding YSC84-related protein; the encoded protein is MTRSVRLFSFVTLLGVLAVGSVSAKPSIEEQRDKVREMRDEVLAELYEAKPEAKARIKKAKGYAVFSNVGINVIFASFAGGHGVVVDRKGNETFMKMGSAGVGLGLGVKDFRGVFVFYDKDKMEAFIEKGWDFSAQADAAAKSGEKGGQAAGAGNLAEGVEVYQFTKNGLALQATLQGTKYWRDDALND
- a CDS encoding YkgJ family cysteine cluster protein is translated as MDPSPDPPPGESTAFAAPECLACGACCFSSAAQYVRVTGADWSRLGAEADRWAVFDNHRAYLRMVDGHCAALQLEPADPSIDQPARFVCAIYDQRPQTCRDLGRGSPACEAEWLRKRADARRAVGE
- the pdxH gene encoding pyridoxamine 5'-phosphate oxidase is translated as MVDPLLVFQGWLQEAKDAGVREPTAMALATVDAQGAPAVRMVLLKHADERGFVFYTNLESDKGHQLATHARAELCFHWAHFERQVRVHGPVEPVTDAEADAYFASRAHKSKLGAWASQQSRPLESQGKLLKAVAGVALKHPLSVPRPPHWSGFRVVPDWIELWSAGEFRLHDRVRYTRDAEAEGGWAPRRLYP